In the Theobroma cacao cultivar B97-61/B2 chromosome 1, Criollo_cocoa_genome_V2, whole genome shotgun sequence genome, one interval contains:
- the LOC18611939 gene encoding probable glucan 1,3-alpha-glucosidase, protein MKMKPFKIFLIFLLFLASQTVHSWKKDEFRNCNQTPFCKRARSRKPGACTLIAHDVSISDGDLTAQLIPKAPHDQDGDQIKPLTLSLSVYQDGIMRLKIDEDPSLDPPKKRFQVPDVIIPEFEAKKLWLQSASKEKIDGNDGGFSSVVYLSDGYEAVLRHDPFEIYVREKAGNRRVVSLNSHGLFDFEQLRVKKEDEDWEERFRGHTDTRPYGPQSISFDVSFYGSDFVYGIPEHATSFALKPTRGPGVDESEPYRLFNLDVFEYVHDSPFGIYGSIPFMVSHGKSGKSSGFFWLNAAEMQIDVLANGWDAEDGLLMPTLQSRIDTFWMSEAGIIDTFFFVGPGPKDVVRQYTSVTGLPSMPQLFATAYHQCRWNYRDEEDVENVDSKFDEHDIPYDVLWLDIEHTDGKRYFTWDKLLFPHPDEMQKKLATKGRHMVTIVDPHIKRDESFQLHKDATQRGYYVKDATGKDYDGWCWPGSSSYPDMLNPEIRSWWGGKFSYENYIGSTPSLYIWNDMNEPSVFNGPEVTMPRDALHLGGVEHRELHNAYGYYFHMATSDGLVKRGDGKDRPFVLSRAFFAGSQRYGAVWTGDNTADWDQLRVSVPMILTLGLTGMSFSGADVGGFFGNPEPELLVRWYQLGAYYPFFRGHAHHDTKRREPWLFGERNTELMRDAIRVRYTLLPYFYSLFREANVTGVPVVRPLWMEFPSDEATFSNDEAFMVGNSLLVQGIFSERAKHASVYLPGKELWYDFRTGSAYKGGKIHKLEVSEESIPAFQRAGTILPRKDRFRRSSTQMVHDPYTLVIALNSSQAAEGELYLDDGKSFDFMHGAYSHRRFVFSNGQLTSSNMASSSLGRSGFSSDCIIERIILLGHTPGPKSALVEPGNKYAEIELGPLRLGGHGAAAVTIRKPGVRVAEDWTIKIL, encoded by the exons ATGAAAATGAAACCCTTCAAGATCTTCCTCATTTTCCTCCTCTTTCTCGCTTCCCAAACAGTACACTCCTGGAAAAAAGACGAGTTTAGAAACTGCAATCAGACCCCCTTCTGCAAGCGAGCTCGATCTCGCAAACCCGGCGCCTGCACTCTAATCGCCCACGATGTTTCCATCTCCGATGGTGACCTTACTGCTCAGCTCATTCCAAAGGCTCCGCATGATCAAGACGGAGATCAAATCAAGCCGTTGACTCTCTCTCTTTCAGTCTACCAAGATGGGATCATGCGGCTCAAGATCGACGAAGATCCCTCGTTGGACCCACCCAAGAAACGGTTCCAAGTTCCCGATGTTATAATCCCCGAATTCGAGGCCAAAAAGCTCTGGTTACAGAGCGCTTCCAAGGAGAAAATCGACGGTAATGATGGGGGTTTTTCTTCCGTGGTCTACTTATCGGACGGCTACGAGGCAGTCCTCAGGCACGATCCATTTGAGATTTACGTTAGGGAGAAAGCAGGTAATCGACGCGTAGTTTCATTGAATTCACATGGTTTATTTGACTTTGAACAATTGAGAGTGAAAAAAGAGGATGAGGATTGGGAGGAAAGGTTTAGAGGGCATACTGATACGAGGCCATACGGTCCACAGTCGATTAGTTTCGATGTTTCCTTTTACGGGTCTGATTTTGTCTATGGAATACCGGAACATGCAACTAGTTTTGCTCTTAAACCCACTAGGGGACCTGGGGTTGATGAATCTGAGCCTTATAGATTGTTTAACTTGGATGTTTTTGAGTATGTTCATGATTCGCCCTTTGGGATTTATGGTTCCATTCCATTCATGGTATCACACGGGAAATCTGGAAAAAGTTCCGGGTTTTTCTGGTTGAATGCTGCAGAGATGCAGATTGATGTATTGGCAAATGGTTGGGATGCAGAAGATGGGCTTTTGATGCCCACTTTGCAGAGTCGGATTGATACCTTTTGGATGAGTGAGGCTGGGATTATAGATACCTTCTTTTTTGTTGGGCCGGGGCCAAAGGATGTTGTCAGGCAATACACGAGTGTGACAGGTCTGCCATCAATGCCACAGCTGTTTGCTACAGCATATCATCAATGTAGGTGGAATTACCGGGATGAAGAGGATGTAGAGAATGTGGATTCCAAGTTTGATGAGCATGATATTCCATATGATGTTTTATGGCTTGATATTGAGCATACTGATGGAAAGAGGTATTTTACATGGGATAAGTTACTGTTCCCACATCCAGACGAGATGCAAAAGAAGTTGGCGACCAAAGGTAGGCATATGGTGACAATTGTGGATCCACATATTAAGCGTGATGAGTCATTTCAGTTGCACAAGGATGCAACTCAGAGGGGATATTATGTTAAGGATGCAACTGGGAAGGATTATGATGGGTGGTGTTGGCCAGGTTCCTCTTCGTACCCAGATATGTTGAATCCAGAGATTAGATCATGGTGGGGTGGGAAGTTTTcttatgaaaattatattgGTTCAACTCCTTCATTGTACATTTGGAATGACATGAACGAGCCTTCTGTCTTTAATGGACCAGAG GTGACAATGCCCAGAGATGCGTTGCATCTTGGGGGAGTGGAACATCGGGAGTTACATAATGCCTATGGCTATTACTTCCACATGGCAACATCTGACGGGCTTGTAAAGCGTGGAGATGGTAAGGACAGACCTTTTGTTTTGTCCAGAGCATTCTTTGCTGGAAGTCAAAGGTATGGAGCAGTCTGGACTGGTGATAATACAGCAGATTGGGATCAGCTCAGGGTTTCAGTCCCAATGATTTTGACGCTTGGTCTTACTGGAATGTCATTCTCCG GTGCTGATGTTGGTGGATTTTTTGGCAATCCTGAGCCTGAGCTATTAGTGCGCTGGTATCAACTTGGTGCTTACTATCCTTTCTTTAGAGGTCATGCCCATCATGACACAAAAAGACGAGAGCCTTGGTTGTTTGG TGAACGAAATACAGAACTTATGAGAGATGCCATACGTGTTCGTTATACATTGCTTCCATACTTTTACTCGTTATTCAGAGAAGCAAATGTTACCGGTGTTCCTGTTGTACGTCCATTATGGATGGAGTTCCCATCTGATGAAGCAACTTTCAGTAACGATGAAGCTTTCATGGTTGGAAACAGTCTATTGGTGCAAGGGATCTTTAGTGAG AGGGCTAAACATGCATCTGTGTATTTGCCTGGGAAGGAATTGTGGTATGACTTTAGAACTGGCTCTGCATATAAGGGGGGAAAGATCCATAAGCTTGAAGTTTCAGAAGAGAGCATTCCTGCTTTCCAAAGAGCTGGCACTATTTTACCAAGAAAAGACCGGTTCCGTAGAAGCTCCACTCAAATGGTGCATGATCCTTATACACTG GTGATAGCTCTGAACAGTTCCCAAGCAGCTGAAGGGGAACTCTATCTTGATGATGGAAAAAGCTTTGACTTCATGCATGGGGCTTACAGTCATCGCCGCTTTGTGTTCTCGAATGGGCAGCTTACATCTTCAAATATGGCATCCTCTTCCCTTGGCAGGTCTGGATTTTCTTCTGACTGCATTATTGAGCGGATTATTCTTCTCGGACATACTCCTGGGCCAAAAAGTGCTCTTGTTGAACCAGGAAATAAGTATGCAGAAATTGAACTTGGTCCACTCCGGCTAGGGGGACATGGTGCAGCTGCAGTAACCATCCGCAAGCCTGGTGTCAGGGTCGCTGAAGATTggacaataaaaattttgtaa